A segment of the Homoserinimonas aerilata genome:
CATCGGCCTGGGCACCTGGCAGCTGGGTGCCGACTGGGGCGACGTCAGTGAGGCGGATGCCCGCGGCGTGCTCGACGCGGCCGTCGAAGGGGGCGTCACCTTCTTCGACACCGCGGATGTGTATGGCGACGGCCGCAGCGAGTCGATCATCGGCGGCTACCTGGCGGAGCGCCCCGACCTGGAGATCACGGTCGCCACGAAGATGGGTCGCCGTGAGGAGCAGGACCCGGCCAATTTCACGCTCGCGAAGTTCCGCGAGTGGACTGACCGCTCGCGCCGCAACCTCCGCACCGACATGCTTGACCTCGTGCAGTTGCACTGCCCGCCCACGCCCGTGTTCTCATCCGGTGCCGTCTATGACGCCCTCGACATGCTCGTCGAGGAGGGCGCGATCGCGAACTACGGCGTCAGCGTCGAGACGGTCGACGAGGCGCTCGCCGCGATCGCCCGGCCCGGCACGGCGACGGTGCAGATCATCCTGAACGCGTTCCGTCTGAAGCCGCTCGACGCGGTGCTGCCTGCGGCGAGGGATGCCGGTGTCGGCATCATCGCGCGGGTGCCGCTCGCATCCGGCCTCCTGAGCGGCCGCTACACGGCACAGACCACCTTCGCCGCGGATGACCACCGCACCTTCAACAGGCACGGCGAGTCATTCGATGTGGGGGAGACCTTCTCGGGTGTGGACTTCGAGGAGGGCGTCGCGGCGGCGCAGGAGTTTGCGGCGCTGGTCGCGGCGGAGCCTGAAGGCTCCGATGTCGTGGCGGCGCATTTCTCGACCGCTCAGCTCGCGCTCGCCTGGGTGTCGCAGCTCGACGGCGTCAGCTCGGTCATCCCGGGCGCCCGCAATGTGGAGCAGGCCCGCTCGAACTCGAGGGCCGGCGATGTGCCGCAGCTGAGCGAGGGTTTCACCGCGGGCGTGCGCGACATCTACGATCGCCGCTTCCGCGCCGCGGTGCACCCGCGCTGGTAGCGGGCCCGCAGTCCGGCTTCGACCGCTGCATCCGCTGTCTTCACCCGACACTTCGCGACACGGCTGTACTGCTCTGACGGGCGGATGTGTCGCGAAGTGTCGGGTGAGATGCGCAGGGAAGGCTGCGGATGCTGGTGGTCGGCCGTTCACGCACGGCGGGGGTCCACCGGGTGCAGGGCGGCGCGACCGCGCTGGTAGCGGGCCCGCTCACGCGAGCGTGCTGATCGGCTCCGTGTCGGGGATGGGGCTCGCGTCTCGTCCCCGCAGGTCGGGGCTGGCGCGGTGGAACACTGCCGCGACGACAAAGCCGAGGAAGGCGAACGCGGCCGCGACCCAGAACGCGCCCGGCGCGTCGTAGGCGTCGATGAGGAAGCCGGCGAGGGCGGAACCGAGGGCCGCACCGATCAGCTGACCCGTGCCGACCCAGCCGTAGGCCTCAGCGGTGTCGCTGAACTTGACGCTGGCCGACACGATCGAGAACATGACGGCAAGAGCGGGCGCGAGGCCGATGCCCGCGATGAACAGCATCGCCGACAGCCACCAGAAGTCGAGGAACAGCGTCGCGAGGGCCATCCCGACGAAGACGATGAGCATGCGGCGGGCGAGCGCCCACGGGCTGATGCCGATATGGCCGAGGGCGAGGCCGCCGACGAGCGAGCCGATGGAGAAGATGGCGAGCACGAGTCCTGCGGCCGGGCCACCGTGGCCGAAGGTTGCGACGACTCCGGCCTCGACGGCGGCGCAGGCGCCCACCAGCAGGAAGCCGACCGCCGTGGCCAGCAGCACGGGCGGCTTGCGCAGCACGGTGCCCATCTTGCGCTTGCTGCGGGGGATGCGCACCCGGCCGAGCTCAGGGGATGCGAGGAACCAGGCGGTGCCGCCGACGAGGAACACGAGGGCGACGCCGATGGCCTGAACCGTGCCGATCTGCGTCGCCACGAAGGTGGTCACGACGGGGCCGATGACCCAGATGATCTCCTGGAGGGAGGCGTCGAGCGAGAAGAGCGGGGTGAGCTGCTGCGAGTTGACCATCTTGGGGTAGATGGTGCGCACGGCGGGCTGAACGGGCGGGGTGCTGAGGCCGCCGATGAAACCGACGGCCATGTAGCCGATCACGGACATCTCGATGAAGGCGATCGTTCCCATGCTGATGGCGGCGGCGATGCCGGTGAGGAGGATGACCGGTCGCATCCCCCAGACGCCCATCCAGCGGCTCGTGAGCGGGCCGGCGATGGCCTGCCCGACGCTGAGCGCGGCGAGCACGAGCCCGGCCGCACCGTACGAGTCGTGCACCCGCTCGATGTGCAGCAGGAACGCGAGGGAGAGCATCCCGAACGGGAATCTGGCCGTCAGCTGAGCCGCCATGATGCGGCCGACGCCGCGTGTCTTGAGGAGGTCCAGGTAGCTTTTCACGAGAGCTCAAGTCTAACCGGGAGACACGGGATTCGGGCAGCGTTGCGGGGTACCCGGGGGCTGCTGGGCCGGACCTGCGGGGCTGCCGTGCCGGGGCATCCGGAATGTCGGTGGTCTGCCGCAGGATGAGTGCACACCCTGTGCAGAACTCGCACAACTTATCCACATCTGTGGATGACACGCCCACTATATGTGGGATGTAGTGCGAGGGTTTCACCCGCTATATAGTGGTGTGACCGCGCAGGGAGAAACGGTCGCCGGTCGGGGCGATCCTCCGTGAAAAGTGGGAGAACGCAGGCCGTACGCGGCTGCGAAGCCGGGCAACCGGGATCAGAAACGAAGAACGGCGTGAGCGCGCCGAAGGGTAACAAGGGGCACAAGGGAGCATCGTGGGAATCACCGTAGTCAAGCGCAATGGGCAGCGCGAGCAGTATGACGCCAACAAGATCAACCTCGCGATCGAAGAGGCCAGCAAGGGCCTCGACGAGAACATCACCTGGGTCACCCAGATCGCGAGCGAGCTCGAGCTGACGCTGTTCGACGGCATCACCACGCAGCAGCTCGACGAGGCTGTAATCCAGGTCGCCCTGCAGAACGTGAAGGACGACCCCGAGTTCGACACCGTCGCTGCCCGGCTCCTGCTCAAGACCATCTACAAGCGCGTGCTCGGTGACTACGAGAGCGACGAGCAGCTTCGTCAGCTGCACGTCGAGCACTTCGCCCAGAACATCACGCGCGGTGTCGACGAGGGTCTGCTCGACCCCCGCCTCACCGAGCTCTTCGACCTCGACCGCCTCGCGAAGGCCCTCGACCCCACGCACGACGGCCTGCTCAAGTACATCGGCGTCGTCACGCTCAACAACCGCTACGGCATCAAGGGCCGCAACGGTGACGCCCTCGAGGTTCCGCAGTACTTCTGGATGCGCATCGCCATGGGCCTGTCGCTCAACGAGGCAGATCCCGACGCCACGGCCATCGCCTTCTACGACAAGATGTCGAAGCTCGAATACCTGGCCGCGGGCTCCACGCTCGTCAACGCCGGCACCATCTACCCGCAGCTCGCGAACTGCTTCGTGATGGAGATGCAGGATGACATGGAGCACATCGCCAAGACGACGCGCGATGTCATGTGGCTCACGAAGGGAACCGGCGGCATCGGCCTCTCAGTGACCAAGCTGCGCGCGCAGGGCTCGCCCATCCGCTCCAACAACACCACCTCGACGGGCCCCATCCCGTTCATGCACACGATCGACTCGATCCTGCGCGCGGTCAGCCGCGGCGGCAAGAAGTTCGGTGCGCTCTGCTTCTACATGGAGAACTGGCACCTCGACTTCCCCGAGTTCATCGACCTGCGCCAGAACTCCGGCGACCCGTACCGCCGCACCCGCACGGCCAACACGGCCGTCTGGATCAGCGACGAGTTCATGAAGCGCGTTCAGAACGACGACGACTGGTACCTCTTCGACCCACTCGAGGTCTCCGACCTCAACGAGCTCTACGGCGCCGAGTTCTCGGCCAAGTACAACGAGTACGCGGCGAAGGCGGATGCCGGCGAGCTGCGGATGCACAAGAAGATCAAGGCGCGCGAGCAGTTCAAGGCGATCCTGATCTCGCTGCAGGGCTCCAGCCACCCGTGGCTCACCTGGAAGGACACGATCAACAACCGTGCCCTCAACAACAACACGGGCACCATCCACCTGTCGAACCTCTGCACCGAGATCACCCTCCCGCAGGATGTCGACAATGTGGCCGTCTGCAACCTCGCCTCGATCAACCTGAGCCGTCACCTGCTCGTCAACGAGGCGACCGGGGTCACCACCATCGACTTCGCCAAGATCGAGGAGAGCGCCCGCCTCGCCGTGCGCCAGCTCGACAACCTCATCGACATCACCAAGTCGTCGGTGAAGGAGGCCGACTTCTCGAACCAGCAGAACCGCGCAGTCGGTCTCGGCGTCATGGGCTTCACCGATGTCACCGAGAAGATGGGCTTCAGCTACGAGAGCGAAGAGGCGTACGACCTCATCGACGAGATCATGGAGCACGTCTCCTATGCGGCCATCGACGAGAGCGCCGAGCTCGCCAAGGTGCGCGGTGCGTACCCGAACTTCGAGGGCTCGCGCTGGTCGGAGGGCCTCGTTCCGCTCGACAGCATCGCGCTGACCGAGCAGGATCGCGGCCTCGAGATCAAGGTCAACCGCACGACGCGCCTCGACTGGGACGTGCTGCGGGAGAAGGTCAAGGGCGGCATGCGCAACGCGACCCTCATGGCCATCGCGCCCACCGCATCCATCGGCCTCGTCGCGGGCACCACGCCCGGCCTCGACCCGCAGTTCTCGCAGATCTTCAGCCGCTCCACCTCGAACGGCAAGTTCCTCGAGGTCAACCGCAACCTTGTCACCGAGCTGCAGAAGCGCGGCCTGTGGGAGTCGGTGCGTGAGGATGTGCTGCGCAGCCAGGGCGACATACAGAACATCTCCTCCATCCCGGATGAGGTGAAGGACACGTTCAAGACGAGCTTCCAACTCTCGCCGTACTCCTTCCTTGAGGTCGCGGCGCGCGCCCAGAAGTGGATCGACCAGGCCATCAGCCGCAACATGTACCTTGAGACGCGCGACCTCGGCGAGATGATGGACATCTACTACGCCGCATGGGAGCGGGGCGTCAAGACGACCTACTACCTGCACATGAAGCCGCGTCACCAGGCCGAGCAGTCCACCGTCAAGGTGAACAAGGCCGAGGAGATCAACGGAGGAACCCGCCGCGGCTTCGGCGCTGCGGCCCCCGCCGCCGTTCCTGCGGGAGCGCCGGCAGCAGCATCCGGCCAGGCCCGTCGTGGCTTCGGCGGACTCGCCCCGAAGGCTGGTGAGTAGAGCATGGATGAGGAGTACTTCGTTCCCATCGACCCGATGGACGAACTGCAGTGCGACAGCTGCCAGTAGTCGTCGACGCGCGATAGACCACACAGAACCACAAGACACAGAAAGAAGATGACGTAGCAGCCATGGGCATCCTTGGAACAGGAATTCAGGAAGGTCTCCTCCTCAAGCCGATTCGGTACAAGTGGGCGATGGACCTGTACGACCAGGCGGTCGCGAACACGTGGTTCCCGAACGAGATCCAGCTCGGCGAGGACATCGCCGACTTCAAGAAGATGACCGACGAGGAGCGTCACGCGGTCACCTTCCTGATGAGTTACTTCAACCCGAACGAGCTGCTCGTGAACAAGGCGCTGGCCTTCGGCGTCTACCCCTATCTGAATGCGGCAGAGGCGCACATGTACCTCGCCAAGCAGATGTGGGAGGAGGCCAACCACTCCATGTCGTTCGAGTACGTGCTCGAGACCTTCCCGATCGACCGCGAGGCCGCCTACGCCGCGCACGTCGACATCCCCTCCATGGCGAAGAAGGAGGAGTTCCAGGTCAAGTTCATCAGGCGGATGACCGAGGAGACCCTCGACATCACCTCGGTGGAGGGCAAGCAGGACTTCGTGCGCAACCTCGTTGCGTACAACGTCATCCTTGAGGGCATCTGGTTCTACTCGGGCTTCATGGTCGCCCTGTCGTTCCGTCAGCGCAACCTGCTGCGCAACTTCGGCTCGCTCATGGACTGGGTGGTGCGCGACGAGAGCCTGCACCTCAAGTTCGGCATCAACCTCATCCTCACGGTGCTCGAGGAGAACCCGGAGCTGCAGACGGCCGAGTTCGCCGACGAGATCCGGCAGATGATCCTGGATGCTGTGGAGATGGAAGAGGAGTACAACAACGACCTCCTTCCCGGCGGCATCCTCGGCCTCAACGCCAGCTACATCAACCAGTACGTGAAGTATCTGGCCGACCGCAGGCTGGAGGAGCTCGGCTTCGAGGCCCACTACAAGGTGTCGAACCCGGCCAAGTGGATGGCAACCGCGAACGACACGCTCGAGCTGGTCAACTTCTTCGAGTCGACCAACACCTCCTACGAGACGAACGCGAAGGCGCACAGCACAGCGAAGGCCGAATAGCGCATTTCGGAAGCACGAATAGAAGGGGCGGTGGTCGCGAGAGCGACCACCGCCCCTTCTCGGATCTGGGTACTGCGCGCGGATGCTCGAAGCGCCAGAAAGTTGCTCAGCGTCCAGCGCCGACGACTGCGAGGAGCAGCAGTGGCCAGGGGAGAACTCCGATGAGTACCGTGGCGGTGCCCGAGATGACCCTGAACCGGCGAACGTATCGGTAGACGGAGGCGGTGGCGAGCATCGCAAGCGTGACAGGGAAGGAGAGATATGACGGCCAGCGCCCTGGATGCTGATGGATGCTCGCGATGAACGCGTCGGGCCCATGGGTGTTGCCGGAGAAAACGATGACAGTGAGGGCGAATCCTAAGAACGCCGCAAGGCCGATCACTGTCAGACTCCATCCGGGGACCAAGGAAACTCGCGAGTTCGGCCGGGCGAGCATGAAGCACCCAACGAGTCCGAAACCTACCGCTCCCAATGCCGCCCACGATATTGCGTCGATCATGGCGGCGTTCGGGAGCCGTGAGAAAATGCCGAGGTTCCCGACGGCCATCACGAGGCTGACCCACGCAGCGATCGACACGGCACCCGCTGAATGGCGTACCCATGCGCGAGCTGCCCACTGATGCTGAGTCAATTCAACTGGGGTCGTCATCTACAAGCCCGCAACAGAGAGGAGTTTGGTAACGCATCCAGAAGCAAAGGCATCCAACTCTGTTTGTGTAGGTAGCGTGGCGTCGACACCTTGATAGTCCATGAACTCATCTCGTGGCATTTCCGGCCACGGCCAGCCTGCAGCAAAGATGGATTTAATTCCACTGGTCAGTTTTGCTGCAGGACTAACCCCGAAGCGGAACTGCAGGAATGCTCGAATCCTTAGCTGTTCGGTGGGATACTCCACCAGTATGCGTCTGACTGCTTCGCCCAGAGTGGTATCGTCGTTCCTCATTGAGCGTCCAACCAGCCAACCCTCAGCATCTGCAACGAGATCTTGGGAACGCTGTCGGTGTGATTGACTCCTATGCTTGTGAGGATTTCGGTTCTCGCGGAAGGATGTTCGTCGTTCCGAAAGCTTCTCCCCTTGAGTTCCGCCGTGGCGTTATTGCCGTCGCCCGGAAGAACGACGCCCTGATTTCGCGGGTGGCGAAGGGCTTCGGAATCTCCGAGTCCTGTCTGCAACGCTGGCTGAAGCTGGCCGATATCGAAGATGGCAATCGTCCGGGCCTTCGTTGTCTGCGCGGGCGCGCGCAATGCGCCCGAAATCGTGACGCTGCCGACGGTTTGTTGCGTCGGGCCTGCGGTAGGCTCCGATTGTCAGCGCGACGACGGCGTCGCGACACAGTAGAAGGAATGGCATCCCATGCGCATGAGATACACGGCAACCGCGATCGCAGCGATCACACTCCTCGCCCTCACCGGCTGCGTCGACAACAGCACGGCGCCCACAGGCGGCGGCGACAAGGTCACGGTGACGGTCGACAAAGCAGCCGAGGCCATGCTGCCCGACAGCATCCGCGAGGCCGGCAAGATCATTGTCGGAATGGACCCCAACTACGCGCCCAACGAATACAAGGACGACGCCGGTAACCCCATCGGATGGGCCGTCGACCTCGGTGACGCGATGGCCGCCAAGCTGGGCCTCACCATGGACTACCGCAGCTCCGGCTTCGACAAGATCATCCCCAGCATCCTCGGTGGCACCTACGACATCGGCTACTCCTCCTTCACCGACAATGTGGAGCGCGAGAAGTCGGTCGACTTCGTCAACTACTACGGAGCCGGCATCCAGTGGGCGCAGCAGCTCGGCAAGAGCGTCGACCCCGACAACGGCTGCGGCCTGACCGTCTCGGTTCAGCGCACCACCTACGAAGAGACCGACGAACTGCCCGCCAAGTCGCAGGCCTGCGTCGACGCCGGCAAGGAGCCCATCACCATCGAGGGCTACGAGACGCAGGATGAGGCCACCAATGCCCTCGCGCTCGGCAAGGTCGACGCCATGAGCGCCGACTCGCCCATCACGCAGTACGCGGTCTCGCAGGTCAGCGACAAGATCGAACTCGCCGGCGACCCCTTCGACGTCGCGCCGTACGGCATCGCCGTCGACAAGGGCAACACCGAGCTGCGGGATGCCATCAAGGCCGCCCTGCAGTCGATGATCGACGACGGCAGCTACAACGAGATCCTCAAGAAGTGGGGCGTCGACGTCGGCGGCCTCGACACCATCACGATCAACGCGGCAGGCAGCTAGCAGTCATGAGTTCGTCAGGCACGGGTCGCCCCGAGGGCGGGGCGACCCCGCCGACCACCGGACGGTCGGCAGCGGACACCGGCACGACCACCGTCGCCGAGGAGCAGGCGGAGGTCATCAAAGCCATCCGCCTGCGCCACCCGTGGCGCACGGTCGTGGCCGTCATCCTGGTGCTCGCGCTCGCGCTGTTCATCATCGACGCGGCCAACCGCCCCGCCTACAGCTGGGACGTCTTCGCCAAATACCTCTTCGACCAGCGCATCTCGCAGGCGGCCCTCAACACGCTGCTGCTGACCGTCTACTCGATGGTCATCGCGATCGTGCTGGGCGTGACGCTCGCCGTCATGCGCCTCAGTGAGAACCCCGTCGTCAAGGGTGTCGCCTGGCTGTACCTGTGGGTGTTCCGCGGAACCCCCGTCTACGTGCAGCTCGTCTTCTGGGGCCTCATCTCGACCATCTACCGCAGCATCGAGATCGGTATCCCGTTCACTGAGCCGTGGCTGGTGTTCCAGACCGCCGACGTGCTCGACGTGTTCTGGATCGCCGTCATCGGGCTCGCCCTCAACGAATCCGCCTACATGGCGGAGATCGTGCGCGCCGGCATCCTCTCCGTCGACAAAGGCCAGGATGAGGCGGCGACCGCCCTCGGCATGTCGTGGCTGCAGACGATGCGTCGCGTCGTCATCCCGCAGGCGATGCGCATCATCATCCCGCCGACCGGCAACGAAGTCATCTCGATGCTGAAGACGACATCGCTCGTCGCCGCCATCCCGTACGCCTTCGACCTGTACGGCAGACAGCGCGACATCTCGGCCGTCATCTTCGACCCCATCCCCATGCTGCTCGTCGCCTGCGCCTGGTACCTCTTCTTCACCTCGGTGCTGATGGTCGGCCAGTTCTTCCTGGAGCGGCGATTCTCGCGCGGCGTCGGTCAGGCCCGCATCGACAAGAAGCCCGGAACCGAGACAGGTGCGATCCCCGCAGTCACCGGCGCCGTGCCGACAGGCTCCGCCACAACGGATGCCCCCACGACAGGGAAGGACGCAGGATGAGTCCCGAAACGGTGCCCACAGCATCCGGAGCAACCGCCACCGTTCCCATGGTGCGTGCCGAGCGCGTCTCCAAGAGCTTCGGCTCCAACCAGGTGCTCAAGAGCATCTCGCTCGAAGTGAAACGCGGCGAGGTCATGTGCCTGGTCGGGCCGAGCGGATCGGGCAAGAGCACCTTCCTGCGCTGCATCAACCACCTGGAGCGCGTCGACGCGGGCCGGCTCACCGTCGACGGCGTGCTCGTCGGCTACGAGGAGCGCGGCGACAAACTGTACGAATTGCGGCCCAAGGTCGCGGCGGCGCAGCGGCGCGACATCGGCATGGTGTTCCAGCGCTTCAACCTGTTCCCGCACATGACGGCCCTCGAGAACGTCATGGAAGCGCCCGTGCTCGTCAAAGGCGCGAACAAGGCGAAGGCCGCCGCGCGCGGGCGTGAACTGCTCGAGCGCGTCGGCCTCGGACACAAAGCGGATGCCTACCCAGCGCACCTGAGCGGCGGCCAGCAGCAGCGGGTCGCCATCGCCAGGGCGCTCGCCATGGACCCCAAACTGATGCTCTTCGACGAGCCCACCTCGGCGCTCGACCCAGAGCTTGTCGGTGAAGTTCTCGACGTCATGAAAGCGCTCGCCGCATCCGGCATGACCATGATCGTCGTCACCCACGAGATGGGCTTCGCGCGCGAAGTCGCCGACTCGCTCGTCTTCATGGACGGAGGCGTCGTCGTCGAGGCAGGAGACCCCGTCGAAGTGCTGTCGAACCCGCAGCACCAGCGCACGAAAGCATTCCTGTCGAAGGTGCTGTAGGAGGGATCGGGGGTCGGGTTTCGAGACTGTCGCGCTAGAGCGCAACACCTCAACCCGCGGGTGTTGGAGAGGGCACGGGGGTCGGGTTTCGAGACTGTCGCGCTAGAGCGCAACACCTCAACCCGCGGGTGTTACGCGAGGGCCTTCTGGATGCGCTGGAGGCTGACGGGGCCTGCCGTGCCGAGATGCTGGGCGAAGAGGCTGATGCGCAACTCCTCGAGCATCCAGCGCGCACGCACCAGTCGCGCCTGCGCGGGGTCGTCCACGACGGCGGTCGTGAGCGGGAGCACCCCGCCGGCGGCGTCGTAGAGGTCGCGCGCCTTCTGCACCTCGGTCATCCACACGCGGTCGCGGCCCAGATTCTCGGCGAGGCGCGAGAGGCGATGCGTCACGCCGTCGAGGTAGACGGGCAGCCGCCTCAGCTGGTCGACCCCGGCGATGCCCACAAAACCCGGATGCACGAGCGCCTCCACCTGTTCGCGGGCGTCGGCGAGCGGCGAGAGCAGGGCCATGCTGGTGGCCGCCTTGATGGCTTTCTCCGCCTCCCGGGCGGCCGCAAGGGTGCGCGCGGTGAGGGACACGGTCGTGAACAGGGCATCGACGAGCCCGGAGGAGGCGCGGTCTCGGAGAGCCTCGAAGTCCGCGCGGGACCAGGGCAGGGCATCCGCATCGTGGCCGAGCGCAGCATCGAGTGTTGCTGCCATCGCGTCGTCGAAGAGGGCCTGCGTCGAGCGGTAGGGGCTCGCGGCGAGACTCATCTTCTCAGGCCCGGTGAGGTGCTGCTGCACGTACGTGGTCGGTGCGGGGATCGCCAGCTGAAGCATCCGGCGCACGCCCCTGCGGTGTTCGCGCAGCTGCTCAGCGGGTGTGCTCATGAGCCGGATCGAGACGGATGCCCCCGAGTCGACGAGCGCAGGATAGGCGCGCACCACATTGCCGGCGAGCCTCGTGTCGAGCAGTCGCGGCAGCGCGTCGAAATCCCACGAGGTGAGGCCCTCGCGTTCGAGCGAGGCGGCACGGTTCGGGGCGGCGCCGAGTGACGGTGTGGTCGGGGCGGATGCGGGGGTCGCGCGGGCGTGCACCTGGGCGATGGACTCCCTGGCCCGGTTCTTCAGCTTCTGCTGCAGCCCGGGCAGATCCTTGGAACGGGCGAGCTCGCGACCGTGCTCCGACACGACGGCGAAGGTGACCAGCAGATGCTCCGGCACGCGCTCCAGCTCGAAATCATCGGGGGTCGTCGGTGTGTAGGTCATGCGCTGAATCTGCCGCGCGAGATATTCCGTGAGCGGCATCTCTGCCGGATCATGGTCATCCGGAATCTCCTCGAGCAACCGACGGGCCCAGTCTGCCGCGGGAACCACATTGCGGCGGATGGCCTTGGGCAGCGCCTTGATGAGGGCGGCGACGAGCTGTTCGCGCAGGCCCGGAACCTGCCAGTCGAATCCGGCGGGGGAGAGCCGGGCGAGAAGTGCGATGGGCACGTGAACGGTGACGCCGTCCTCCGGGCTGCCCGGCTCGAATCGGTAGCTGAGTTTGAGGCGCTGATCGCCCTGATGCCACCACTTCGGGTAGTCGGATTCGACAAGCTCGGGGGCGGAGGTCTGCTCGTCGAGCAGATCCTCGCGGGTCATCGTGAGCAGCCCATCGTCGCCCTGGCGGGCCGTCTTCCACCACGACTCGAAATCGCGGACCGTGCATACCGTTTCGGGAATGCGTCTGTCGTAGAACTCGAAGACGGCCTCGTCGTCGAGCAGGATGTCGCGGCGGCGGGTGCGCTCCTCCACCTCGGAGAGCTGCCGTCGCAGCGTGCGATTGGCGCGATCGAACGCCGTCATGCGCCGGTCGAGTCGCTCGATGTCCCACTCGCCGTCGACCAGCGCGTGCCTGATGAACAGCTCCCGCGCATGGGCGGGATCGATGCGGGAGAACTGCACGCGCCGCCGGGCCACGATCGGCACCCCATACAGGGTCACCCGCTCGTAGGCGACGGCCGCACCCTGCTTCTTCTCCCAGTGCGGCTCGCCGTAGCTGCGCTTCACAAGATCGCCGGCGATCGGCTCGGCCCACGAGAGATCGATCGCGGCGTTCATCCTCGCGAACAGTCGACTCGTCTCCACGAGCTCGGCACTCATGATCTCGGAGGGCTGCTTCTTCGCCAGCGCCGAGCCCGGGAACACCGAGAAACGCACCTGGCGGGCACCCACGTAGTCGCCGCGCCCGCGGTCCTTCTTGGCATCCTTCGTGTCGTCGCGCACGCCGATCTGGCTGAGCAGTCCGGCGAGGATCGAACGGTGGATGCCCACCCCGTCGTTGCCGGGCTCGCCGACGGTGAGCCCCAGCGGCTTCGCCATCCGTTCCAGCTGACGGAAGACATCCGCCCACTCCCTGATGCGCAGATAGTTGAGGTATTCGGCCTTGCAGAGGCGCCTGAACTGATTGCCGGAGAGTTCCTTCTCCTTCTCGCGGAGATGATTCCAGAGATTCAGGAGGGTGAGGAAGTCGCTCGTCCTGTCGGTGAAACGTGCATGCGACTGGTCAGCCTGCGGGCGCTTCTCGAGTGGCCGCTCGCGCGGGTCCTGCACGCTCAGCCCGGCAACGATCGCCATCACCTCGCGGGTCGTGCCGTACTTGGCCGACTCGATGACCATGCGGGCAAGTCGAGGGTCGATCGGCAGCTGCGACAGCTGCCTGCCGACCTTCGTGATCTTCGTGTCCTTCGTGACCGCGCCGAGCTCGGCGAGCAGGTCGAGGCCATCCTTGATGCCGCGCGAATCGGGTGGCTGCAGGAACGGGAAGTCCTCGATGGCGCCCAGCCCGAGCGAGATCATCTGCAGGATGACCGCCGCCAGGTTGGTGCGCAGGATCTCCGGGTCGGTGAACTCGGGCCTCTTCTCGAAATCCTGCTCCGAGTACAGGCGGATCGCTATGCCGTCGCTCGTGCGGCCGGAACGACCCGAGCGCTGATTGGCGGATGCCTGCGAGATGGCCTCGATCGGCAGCCGCTGGATCTTCGCGCGGGCACTGTAGCGGCTGATGCGGGCGGTGCCGGCGTCGATCACATACTTGATACCGGGCACCGTCAGGCTGGTCTCGGCGACATTCGTCGCCAGCACGATGCGACGGCGGATGCCCGC
Coding sequences within it:
- a CDS encoding ribonucleoside-diphosphate reductase subunit alpha: MGITVVKRNGQREQYDANKINLAIEEASKGLDENITWVTQIASELELTLFDGITTQQLDEAVIQVALQNVKDDPEFDTVAARLLLKTIYKRVLGDYESDEQLRQLHVEHFAQNITRGVDEGLLDPRLTELFDLDRLAKALDPTHDGLLKYIGVVTLNNRYGIKGRNGDALEVPQYFWMRIAMGLSLNEADPDATAIAFYDKMSKLEYLAAGSTLVNAGTIYPQLANCFVMEMQDDMEHIAKTTRDVMWLTKGTGGIGLSVTKLRAQGSPIRSNNTTSTGPIPFMHTIDSILRAVSRGGKKFGALCFYMENWHLDFPEFIDLRQNSGDPYRRTRTANTAVWISDEFMKRVQNDDDWYLFDPLEVSDLNELYGAEFSAKYNEYAAKADAGELRMHKKIKAREQFKAILISLQGSSHPWLTWKDTINNRALNNNTGTIHLSNLCTEITLPQDVDNVAVCNLASINLSRHLLVNEATGVTTIDFAKIEESARLAVRQLDNLIDITKSSVKEADFSNQQNRAVGLGVMGFTDVTEKMGFSYESEEAYDLIDEIMEHVSYAAIDESAELAKVRGAYPNFEGSRWSEGLVPLDSIALTEQDRGLEIKVNRTTRLDWDVLREKVKGGMRNATLMAIAPTASIGLVAGTTPGLDPQFSQIFSRSTSNGKFLEVNRNLVTELQKRGLWESVREDVLRSQGDIQNISSIPDEVKDTFKTSFQLSPYSFLEVAARAQKWIDQAISRNMYLETRDLGEMMDIYYAAWERGVKTTYYLHMKPRHQAEQSTVKVNKAEEINGGTRRGFGAAAPAAVPAGAPAAASGQARRGFGGLAPKAGE
- a CDS encoding aldo/keto reductase; protein product: MQTRILGRTGRTVSVIGLGTWQLGADWGDVSEADARGVLDAAVEGGVTFFDTADVYGDGRSESIIGGYLAERPDLEITVATKMGRREEQDPANFTLAKFREWTDRSRRNLRTDMLDLVQLHCPPTPVFSSGAVYDALDMLVEEGAIANYGVSVETVDEALAAIARPGTATVQIILNAFRLKPLDAVLPAARDAGVGIIARVPLASGLLSGRYTAQTTFAADDHRTFNRHGESFDVGETFSGVDFEEGVAAAQEFAALVAAEPEGSDVVAAHFSTAQLALAWVSQLDGVSSVIPGARNVEQARSNSRAGDVPQLSEGFTAGVRDIYDRRFRAAVHPRW
- a CDS encoding ABC transporter substrate-binding protein, whose product is MRMRYTATAIAAITLLALTGCVDNSTAPTGGGDKVTVTVDKAAEAMLPDSIREAGKIIVGMDPNYAPNEYKDDAGNPIGWAVDLGDAMAAKLGLTMDYRSSGFDKIIPSILGGTYDIGYSSFTDNVEREKSVDFVNYYGAGIQWAQQLGKSVDPDNGCGLTVSVQRTTYEETDELPAKSQACVDAGKEPITIEGYETQDEATNALALGKVDAMSADSPITQYAVSQVSDKIELAGDPFDVAPYGIAVDKGNTELRDAIKAALQSMIDDGSYNEILKKWGVDVGGLDTITINAAGS
- a CDS encoding ribonucleotide-diphosphate reductase subunit beta, with translation MGILGTGIQEGLLLKPIRYKWAMDLYDQAVANTWFPNEIQLGEDIADFKKMTDEERHAVTFLMSYFNPNELLVNKALAFGVYPYLNAAEAHMYLAKQMWEEANHSMSFEYVLETFPIDREAAYAAHVDIPSMAKKEEFQVKFIRRMTEETLDITSVEGKQDFVRNLVAYNVILEGIWFYSGFMVALSFRQRNLLRNFGSLMDWVVRDESLHLKFGINLILTVLEENPELQTAEFADEIRQMILDAVEMEEEYNNDLLPGGILGLNASYINQYVKYLADRRLEELGFEAHYKVSNPAKWMATANDTLELVNFFESTNTSYETNAKAHSTAKAE
- a CDS encoding MFS transporter — translated: MKSYLDLLKTRGVGRIMAAQLTARFPFGMLSLAFLLHIERVHDSYGAAGLVLAALSVGQAIAGPLTSRWMGVWGMRPVILLTGIAAAISMGTIAFIEMSVIGYMAVGFIGGLSTPPVQPAVRTIYPKMVNSQQLTPLFSLDASLQEIIWVIGPVVTTFVATQIGTVQAIGVALVFLVGGTAWFLASPELGRVRIPRSKRKMGTVLRKPPVLLATAVGFLLVGACAAVEAGVVATFGHGGPAAGLVLAIFSIGSLVGGLALGHIGISPWALARRMLIVFVGMALATLFLDFWWLSAMLFIAGIGLAPALAVMFSIVSASVKFSDTAEAYGWVGTGQLIGAALGSALAGFLIDAYDAPGAFWVAAAFAFLGFVVAAVFHRASPDLRGRDASPIPDTEPISTLA